Proteins from a single region of Polyangiaceae bacterium:
- a CDS encoding endonuclease/exonuclease/phosphatase family protein, translated as MAAAYACGPPPPPGVPGGTRERSSDAGSEPTEELPGEFDDGGGGTGGIGVTPPTGQPEIKIGTWNISAFSAAKADQPANASTSGYQNQNKAQFIASVIKVHKFAAFCLQEVQSRIAITRLQAALGGDYTTIEGSSVAPAGVTNFFTLLVFDNTTLEQVAAKPGGVSSGSHSATGIGRMPTWAHLRVKDAFGPNPSTGKQRFDFLLACTHFAHPNNMTVQTAEFQAVNQLHGAVGGQTGGFAGLSGSNKDVIVAGDFNRETPKPPWDQVSATDWTVRPPPAATRPTANTKVDYLIYNSFVAKEDYARGILMLPANLSSDITSGVSDHVPVYATFYSNQDTKDE; from the coding sequence GTGGCGGCCGCATATGCCTGCGGCCCACCGCCTCCGCCCGGAGTTCCGGGTGGGACGAGGGAGCGTTCGTCCGATGCCGGCTCGGAGCCGACTGAGGAGCTGCCGGGTGAATTCGACGACGGCGGCGGTGGAACGGGAGGGATCGGCGTCACTCCGCCCACAGGCCAACCAGAGATCAAGATCGGAACCTGGAACATCAGCGCGTTCTCGGCCGCCAAGGCTGACCAGCCGGCGAACGCGTCGACGAGCGGCTACCAGAATCAGAACAAGGCTCAGTTCATCGCCAGCGTAATCAAGGTTCACAAGTTCGCCGCCTTCTGCCTACAGGAGGTGCAGTCACGGATTGCGATCACACGACTGCAGGCAGCACTAGGGGGAGACTACACGACCATCGAGGGGTCCAGTGTAGCCCCGGCCGGCGTGACCAACTTCTTCACGCTGCTCGTGTTTGACAACACGACCCTCGAACAGGTGGCGGCCAAGCCGGGCGGCGTGTCTTCAGGAAGCCACTCCGCAACTGGGATCGGTCGCATGCCGACCTGGGCGCACCTTCGAGTGAAGGACGCGTTTGGACCAAACCCGAGCACTGGCAAGCAGCGCTTCGACTTCTTGCTCGCTTGCACACACTTCGCGCACCCGAACAATATGACAGTGCAGACGGCGGAGTTCCAAGCGGTCAACCAGCTTCACGGGGCGGTCGGCGGGCAGACTGGGGGCTTCGCAGGGCTGAGCGGGTCCAACAAGGACGTGATCGTCGCGGGCGACTTCAACCGAGAGACCCCGAAGCCACCTTGGGACCAGGTGAGCGCGACTGACTGGACCGTGCGACCGCCACCAGCGGCCACACGCCCAACTGCCAACACCAAGGTCGACTACCTGATCTACAACTCCTTCGTGGCGAAGGAGGACTACGCACGCGGCATTCTGATGCTGCCAGCAAACCTATCGTCGGACATCACGAGCGGCGTTTCGGACCATGTACCGGTGTACGCGACGTTCTACAGCAACCAGGACACCAAGGACGAGTAG
- a CDS encoding peptidylprolyl isomerase, whose protein sequence is MRSSATRSRDEARALAQVVLARARAGEDFAQLARTYNDGNDISHFDDETMAIVFSDYASLRPGELSEVKQTPFGFTVIRRSK, encoded by the coding sequence ATGCGCTCGTCGGCGACCCGAAGCCGAGATGAGGCAAGAGCCCTCGCACAAGTCGTGCTGGCGCGAGCCCGAGCCGGGGAGGACTTCGCGCAATTGGCCCGCACCTACAACGACGGTAACGACATCAGCCATTTCGATGACGAAACGATGGCCATCGTTTTCTCCGACTACGCCAGCCTACGGCCAGGCGAGCTGAGCGAAGTGAAGCAGACGCCCTTCGGCTTCACGGTGATTCGACGGAGCAAGTAG